The following DNA comes from Ornithobacterium rhinotracheale DSM 15997.
GGGTTAAATGATATTTTAATTAAACTCTTTGGCGGAGGAATGCACGATAGCTTAGGGCAGGCTTTAATCAATTCGGCATCATGGATTGGTTTGGTGCCCGTGCTTATTATTTTGATTACTAAACTTATTAAAACCAAAAATATAGAAACCACAACAGAGAGAGTTAAGGCATTTATATTATTTGTAATTCTAGTAATTATACATTTTGTATTATTTTTAAATTTAGGGCAAGGCAGATGTTGCAATTGCTAAAAATTTTAAAATCACATTTAAAAAAGCTATTTTCGCAAGTCAAATAAATATTTGTGATTAAAAGTTTATCCATAGTATTGATTATGCTCTTGCTTTTGCCCCCAGCATTAAAGCTGGGCGTGTGGGTAGACTTTAAACTGAACGAACAGTATATAGCACAAAACCTTTGCGAGAATAAAGAAGTGCCTGGCTCAGATTGTCATGGGAAATGCCATCTAGGCAAGCAACTTAAAAAGGTAGAAGAACCCGAACAGAAATCCTCTACTCAGCCCATCAAAGTCAAAGATTTAGAATGGGTATATGTCTTGTTTTATACCGAAAAAACTAATCATTCCATAAAAAAACGCAACGCCAAAAAATTCTATGCTTGGATAGAGGAATCGCTATGTTCCAAGTATCTTTTTAGCATATTCAAGCCACCTCAATTCGTTTAAATAGCACATAGCCTGTTGCTCTGCAAGTGGAGCGACTTTTCTTTAATTAAAATAATATTTAAACAGAATTTAAAATGAATTTAAAATGAATTTAAAACAAATCCTAGCAAGCACAAGTTTGCTAGCAGGTGGCTTATACGCCCAAACGATTACAGAAAATGTAGAATTATACCCCATCAGTGTCATTGCAATAGATGGTACATCACAAATGCTCAACGATGTGTTGTTGCCTAGCAAAGCGCAGCTTTCTTATGACGGAGGAGCTATTTTAAAGCAAATCCCCGCATTTCAGAGTATTAAAAAAAGTGCAAGTTATGGAGCAGATCCCGTTTTTAGAGGATTTAAATACGATCAGCTAAATATAGTGCTCAATGGAGCGCAGTGTGCCACTGCCGCTTGCCCCAACCGAATGGATCCGCCTACCAGCCAAATGCACCCAAGCCATGTAGAGCGTATCGAGGTGCTGAAAGGTCCTTATGCGTTGCGATATGGCGTAGGGCTGGGAGCTACGATTAATTATATTTCGTCTCCCAATCATTTTTCCACTCAAAACAAAACTTACGGCGGACTTGCCACTTCATACGAATCAAACGCCAACATTCACCAAAGTCAAGTCAATGTAGGGCTGAGCGGAAATGCTTATGATATAAACCTTTCGGGATTTTATGCCGAGGGGGGCAATTACAAAGCAGGAAACGGCGAGGAAGTTTTAGCAGGATTTCATCGAGGAAGCTTTAGGCTAAAATCTGGCTTTAAACTTAATCAAACGCAGCAGCTCACTTTGGGAGCCACTTACAACCGAGGCAGAGATTCGGATTTTCCTGCGCTCGGCATGGATTTGCGCAAAGATGACACTTGGTTGCTAAATGCTAGACACAGCGCAAACTTTAATCATTCATGGCTTAAAAAATGGGAAACCACGGCTTATGCCACATTGGTAGATCATTTAATGGATAATCAAATGAAGCCTACTCCGCGTATGATGGATGTTTCCTCTGCCACCAAAACGCAGAATTGGGGCGGGAGAACCGAGCTAGAGTTTAGACCACAGAACGGAAAATGGTTTGTGGGAGCAGACTTTAAAGCCGAACAAGCAGAAGGAACTCGTGTGAGAACCATGCTTAAAGGAAAAATGGCAGGCAAGCAAATAGAAGATAATTCATGGCAAAATAGCCAAATAACTAAAGCAGGCATTTTCTCTGAATATCAATTAAAGACACAAGCCTTGGAATATGTGCTTTCGGCTCGCCTCGAATGGAATCAAGCAGAGGCAAAAGACGCTAGCAAAGGCTTTTTGGCATTGTATCCAAAAAGCAAAAGCAGTCAGCTCAATCCTAGCCTTAGTGCAGGAATTATCAAAAACTGGGAGGCTGTGCAAGTAGGATTTTGGGTAGGCAGAGTACAACGCAGTGCCTCGCTCACCGAGCGATTTATCAATTCCTTTAGCGTGGGGCAAGACCCGTATGAGCTTGTGGGGAATCCATTGTTAAAAGCTGAAAAAAACAATCAGGCAGATTTTACTTTCCAATGGAAAAAAACAAAAACGCTGATAGATGTAGATGTTTATTTCTCGTATCTGCAAGACTTTATCTCATCTAGGATTGCACCTACTTTAAAGCCTAAAACGCCGATGAGCCCAGGTGTGAGAGTCTATACAAACATAGAAAAGGCATACAAAACAGGTGTGGAGCTAAGCTAGAAACAGCAACTTGTGTCCTATATTCAGCAGCAGATCAGCTTGGCATACAGTTATGGGCAAGACCTTGAGTGAGCAGAAGCATTGCCGGAGATGGCACCCCTAGATTTGCGTTATGCCTTGAGGGGAGATTTCTTCCGCCACCGATTGCAACCGATGTTTAGCCTGCGTTATGTCGCAAAACAAGACAGAATTTCAAAGGAATTTGGCGAAATTCCTGCACCTGAGTTCACGGTTTTAGATTTCCATACCACTTGGCAATTGAATGCTAAAATGGCTGCCAATGTGGGCGTAAATAATTTATTGGACAGGGCTTATTTCGAGCATTTAAGCCGTGCCGTGAGAGGAGGAAAGACACCTATTTACAGCCCAGGACGAAGCTTTACGCTAGGGTTCAATTATACTTTTTAATCCACTCAGCATTTAATCAAAAAAATAGAGAGGTTGCCTCATTTTTAGGCAGTCTCTCTATTTTTTTAACTAAGTTATCCATGCATAAACTCAACGGCAGGTTTTGCCAAATTGTTGCTTATGTTTTATAAAAAACTTGCGCAAGTTTTTTATAAAACTTCACTTATTTTTAAAGAAAACCATAGATGATTTTATAGCTAAGCCTTAAGGGTTAGTCTAATAACCTATAAGGGTTAATATGGAAACCCTTAAGGGTTAGTTGTGAAACCCATAAGGGTTTTGTTTAAAACTAGCTTAAGAAATGCAGAAAAGTATGGGAGAAAAATTCGAAAAGATAGGCAATAATGCATGAAAAGATACCAATAAAAGCAAGTGAATAAAGGCCAGGAAATAAAAAAACAAAACACAAAAAAAGCCTTTCCCCTGTGGGAAAGGCTTTCTAAGTTCAATTAAAAAAAAATCAAATTATTGATTGTTTCTCACGATGTAGTCGGCGATTTTTTCAATCAAGTTTACTCGGTCTTTGCCTCCGATATTGTGTTCGTGCATTGGGTAGGTAAAGAAATCTACCTGAACATTGTTTTTCACAGCAGCTTCTAGCAGGCTCATACTGTGCTGAGGAACTACCACATTGTCGATACTTCCCGTGATGAGCATTAATTTACCTTGCAGATTTTGGATATAATTAGAAACCGTGCTTTGCTTGTAGCCCTCTGGGTTTTCTTGTGGCGTGTCCATGTAGCGTTCGCCATACATTACCTCATACATTCTCCAGTTGATGACAGGTCCACCCGCTACCGAAGTCGTGAACACGCCTGGCTTGCGAAGCATTAAGCTAGAAGCCATAAAGCCTCCAAAGCTCCAGCCGTGCACAGCGATGCGTTTGGCGTCTACAAAAGGGAGTGATTTCAAATACTCTACGCCAGTCATTTGGTCTTCGATTTCTTTGTTGCCTAAATGTCTGTGAATTACGCTTTCAAATGCAAATCCACGATTGGCAGAACCGCGATTGTCTAGCGTGAAAACGATATAATCGTTCAAGCTAGCAAAGGCAGGCTCCCACATGCTCGCACCACCTAAAAATGAATTGGTTACCAATTGTGCATGCGGACCACCATAAACATAAATCAAAACTGGGTATTTTTTATTTGGGTCGAAGTTCTCTGGCTTAATCATACGGGCATATAATTTGGTGCCGTCATTTGCCTTTAAATCCAAAAATTCGATGTTTCCTACTGCGTAGTTTTTCAGAGGATTCTCGCTGGTTTTGATGATTGTTTTTTTGCCATTTCGGGTGTCTATGATTTGTGTAATGCTCGGAATCTCGAGCGAAGAAAATTCGTCGATTAAGTAATTTCCATCTTCGCTCAAAGTAGAGCTGTGTGTGCCTGCGGTAGGAGTGAGGTTAGTAGTTTTTCCAGATTTTAAATCTGTTTTAAAAGTTTGCGTGTTGCGTGGATCTTCTCCCGTACCTGTGTAAATGACAGATTTCCCGTCGTTGCTAAAGCCTAAAATATCTTTTACCACCCATTTGTGTTTGGTCAATTGCTTATTGGTTTTGCCATCTGTGCTTAAAAGATAAATATTTCTAAATCCATCTTTTTGGCTAATCCAAAGCAAGTTTTTAGTAGAATTTGGCACGAAAACCGCTGCATTTTCTGGCTCTACCCAAATGTTGTTGGAATAAGAGAAAATCGTATTCACTTTTTTGCCCGTAGCCACATCATAGCGGTTGAGGTCGTAATGAGTAGTTGCACGATTGATTTCAGCCAAAACGATGTACTTTTCATCTGGGCTCCAAGCCAAATTGGTTAAATAATGAAAATCATCGGTATTGATGTCTAAATAAGTGGTTTTGTTGGTTCTAAAATCATAAATCCCTACTTTAGCGATTTCGCTAGGGTCGCCAGCCATTGGGTATTTAATAGGCATTGGTGTAGCAGGAATTGTGTTTAAATCCACTAGCGGATAGTTGGTTACCTTGGTTTCATTTTTTTGATAAAAAGCCAAAAGATTTCCATTCGGAGAGAAGAAAATCCCTTTTTTGATGCCGTACTCACTACGGTGAATCGCTTGTCCAGAAACGATGTTTTTATCCTTGCTATTGGTTACCTGCAAGATTTTGCCCCCGTTTGGTTGCGCAACATATAAGTTGTTTTCCATCGTGAAAGCCACGCGATTGGTATTTTTATCGATTTCGGCATTTTCGGCATTCTCAGGAAGTTTAATGCTTATATTTTTATCATTTTTGATGTCCCAAGCGTAGTAAGTATTTCCAGCTTTAAAGAAAAGTTGATTGTTTTTATAGCTTAATCTTGGTAAATATCTTAAATCAGGAAATTTGGATTTAATTTCTTGAAAACCAATGGTTCTTGTTTCTTTTCCTTGCGTATTTTTAAAAACGAGTCCACGCTGGTCTTGGTAAAAGAAATTTTCACCAGCCCAGTCTAGGTTGTAGAGCGTTTCAGGGTAAAGTCCTTTGTAGTAGCCCATTACAGCATCTTCTATGCTTAATTTTTGCTTTTGGGCTAAAAGCGAACTGCTTTCAAATACGAGTAAAAAAAGCAGTGTGAATAATTTAAATTTCTTCATCGGAAGGAGTTTTTTTAATTAAAAAATCATTGATATGTTCAAAGCCATTTCGTAAGTTTAAATCGCGTTGCGGGAACGGAATTTCGATTCCCTCTTTGCTAAAGGCTTCAAAAATGGCATAATATAATTCACTTTTCAGTAATTTAGGTCTTTGGATATAGGTAGAAGTCCACACCACAAGCTCAAAGTTTAGCGAGCTATCGCCGTAATCGTCAAACAATAGTTGAGGTTCTGGAAAGTTTAAAACACCTTTGTGTTTTTGAGCAACTTCGAGTGTGATTTCACGCACTTTGCTTGGGTTTTCGTTGTAAGAAACGCCAATCGGGAAGCGAAAACGCACTTTTCTCTCGTTATAAGACCAGTTGATTACTTTATTATTAATAAATTCAGAGTTGGGTACAATGACATTGATGTTGTCGTTGGTTACGATTTTGGTTGAGCGCATAGAGATAGAAGTTACATCGCCCACGATGTTGCCCACCTCGATACGGTCGCCCACTTTAATAGGGCGTTCAAACAAGATAACTAAACCAGAGATAAAGTTTTGTGCAATGTTCTGCAAACCAAATCCAATCCCCACACCCAGTGCTCCTGCCAAATAACTGAACGAACCAAAGTCAAACCCCGCTGATTGGAAGATAAATATAATTCCTAAAAAAAGGAATATATATCTAAAAATTGAAGAAATCGAACTTCTTACGCCACGGTCTGCAATACGAGAGGATAAAACTTTGTTTTCTAGAAATTTTGAAAGTTTTTTGGCGATCAAAAGTAAAATTACAAATGCCACTACCATATAGAGTGCCGTGAGCAATGTAAATGGTTTTTGACCAATTTTCACCAATTCTATGTTGAAAAAGGCTTTGATCTGTTCCCAAAACTGATTCGCAACTTCTTTAGATTCTTCCATAAATTTTTAAGTGTAATTTTTTCGAACTCGCAAGGTACAAATTTATTGTAAAATTATTGAGCATGGATTATTTTTTGTTTAAATCATTGCCCTTTACGGTGTAGTACCAAGCAAGCCCCATTTGTTTGTTGTACATGTCAGTCAGTGTTTTGTCCTCGTTCACCTTTTCTTCTTTCCAGTTTTTTAGGTTGATTTTATCCTTCTTTTCTTCTCTAGGCAGGTAGTACAAATCATTCTTTTTTATGATTTTTTCAAAAGAAATGGCCTTGTCTTTACCTGGGGAAAGCAGGGATTCCCCAAAACTATAATAAGTAAAGTTCGGAGGTGCAATCATTTCTATGAGCGTAGGAGCAATATCGATATGTGTGCCTGGCGTAGTGTTTAGCTCGGCAGGAATTTGCTTGCCATATAAAATGAAATTGACTGAGCTTCTTTCATACAGATTGGGCTGGTGAGTGATAAATCTTCTACCAAAATGATCCCCCGTAAAACCAAAGATGGCCTCAGGGAATTTTTGCTCGGCACTTGCTACAAAATCGCCTATACATTTATCCCCATACCACAAGTGTCCCATTTCTTTCAGCGTAAGCCCATTGTCATAATACTTTTGCAAATCCTTAGGGAAATCTTCTTTCTTTTTATACGGAAAGCCCTTTTTGTCCACATTTACAGTATAAGGTGTGTGGTAGCTGGTCGTGAGGATTAGATTAAAGGTATATTCATCAGGATTAATACTTTGATTTACTAATTTAAACAAATCTTCGTCTTCCACGCCCCAGACATTCAAGTCGGTCTTGTCGGCATAATCCATGGCAGAATACACATGATCTGCACCTTGGTAGAGAGAGAAATCTCCGATGTTTTCCCAGCTTAAAAAACCGCCATAAAACAAATTAGTCTTGTAGCCTAATTTTTTAAACTGTTCAAAAATAGAAGTCTCAAAAGGAGCTACCGTTTCGCGAATATGGCTAATGTTGATGCCCGTGTAAGGAATATTGGTAACAATGCTCCCAAACGAGTTAAAGGTGGCATAAGATGCTGGTAAAAAATGCGTGAAACGCAAAGATTTATCGGCAATGGCACTTAGATTTTCAGACAACTTGAGCGGACGATATTTTTCCATCAGCGGCCATGAATCATAACTTTCCATAATGATTAGAAAGATTTGTTTTGGCTTCTGGATCATAGCCCCTTGGGTTTTCTTTTCTAGCAAATCCGTTACTTTTTTAGCCTTAAAAATCTGATTGAACTCCTGTTCTGAAAGAAAAGGATTTTTAGAGTTTCCATTTATTTCATTAAACTCATCATACGCATACATCAAAGACCTAAAAGGATTTATAATAATTTTGTTGATGAAAGAATCCTTAGAAACCGCAGAAGTGAATTTCCTCACGGGAAAACCAGTAAAAGAACCTCGAATTCCTCCAACAAATAGGGTGATGCTAAGTAGCACAAGTATCGTTTTGCCAGCGAGGGAGTTTATTTTAGATAATTTATGGAAGATGATTTCTGACTTTTCAAATTTCTTGAAAATATAAAGCATCAAAACGATGGCTACAATGGCTGCAAATGAATTTAAAAAAGGATGAAAGTCTTTTAAAATACTATTGAAAGCTGCTTTTTGATCATCGTAAATCGCTAAAAAAATGAAGTGATTAAATTGCTGATTGTATTCTTTAAAATAATTTAAAGTAACCACACAGATGAGTACTCCTAGGATAGAAAATAAAATCTGCATGATTTTTCTTACTCCG
Coding sequences within:
- a CDS encoding mechanosensitive ion channel family protein yields the protein MEESKEVANQFWEQIKAFFNIELVKIGQKPFTLLTALYMVVAFVILLLIAKKLSKFLENKVLSSRIADRGVRSSISSIFRYIFLFLGIIFIFQSAGFDFGSFSYLAGALGVGIGFGLQNIAQNFISGLVILFERPIKVGDRIEVGNIVGDVTSISMRSTKIVTNDNINVIVPNSEFINNKVINWSYNERKVRFRFPIGVSYNENPSKVREITLEVAQKHKGVLNFPEPQLLFDDYGDSSLNFELVVWTSTYIQRPKLLKSELYYAIFEAFSKEGIEIPFPQRDLNLRNGFEHINDFLIKKTPSDEEI
- a CDS encoding S9 family peptidase, with translation MKKFKLFTLLFLLVFESSSLLAQKQKLSIEDAVMGYYKGLYPETLYNLDWAGENFFYQDQRGLVFKNTQGKETRTIGFQEIKSKFPDLRYLPRLSYKNNQLFFKAGNTYYAWDIKNDKNISIKLPENAENAEIDKNTNRVAFTMENNLYVAQPNGGKILQVTNSKDKNIVSGQAIHRSEYGIKKGIFFSPNGNLLAFYQKNETKVTNYPLVDLNTIPATPMPIKYPMAGDPSEIAKVGIYDFRTNKTTYLDINTDDFHYLTNLAWSPDEKYIVLAEINRATTHYDLNRYDVATGKKVNTIFSYSNNIWVEPENAAVFVPNSTKNLLWISQKDGFRNIYLLSTDGKTNKQLTKHKWVVKDILGFSNDGKSVIYTGTGEDPRNTQTFKTDLKSGKTTNLTPTAGTHSSTLSEDGNYLIDEFSSLEIPSITQIIDTRNGKKTIIKTSENPLKNYAVGNIEFLDLKANDGTKLYARMIKPENFDPNKKYPVLIYVYGGPHAQLVTNSFLGGASMWEPAFASLNDYIVFTLDNRGSANRGFAFESVIHRHLGNKEIEDQMTGVEYLKSLPFVDAKRIAVHGWSFGGFMASSLMLRKPGVFTTSVAGGPVINWRMYEVMYGERYMDTPQENPEGYKQSTVSNYIQNLQGKLMLITGSIDNVVVPQHSMSLLEAAVKNNVQVDFFTYPMHEHNIGGKDRVNLIEKIADYIVRNNQ
- a CDS encoding TonB-dependent receptor, with protein sequence MAPLDLRYALRGDFFRHRLQPMFSLRYVAKQDRISKEFGEIPAPEFTVLDFHTTWQLNAKMAANVGVNNLLDRAYFEHLSRAVRGGKTPIYSPGRSFTLGFNYTF
- a CDS encoding LTA synthase family protein produces the protein MKWKSFLKELSNLIFFWFVGIVFFSLFRIIFACLYYQRIQIFEWKDFTRALFMGFRFDCTVMGYFTILPLFLLFAFSGFTSRLKFVIGVRKIMQILFSILGVLICVVTLNYFKEYNQQFNHFIFLAIYDDQKAAFNSILKDFHPFLNSFAAIVAIVLMLYIFKKFEKSEIIFHKLSKINSLAGKTILVLLSITLFVGGIRGSFTGFPVRKFTSAVSKDSFINKIIINPFRSLMYAYDEFNEINGNSKNPFLSEQEFNQIFKAKKVTDLLEKKTQGAMIQKPKQIFLIIMESYDSWPLMEKYRPLKLSENLSAIADKSLRFTHFLPASYATFNSFGSIVTNIPYTGINISHIRETVAPFETSIFEQFKKLGYKTNLFYGGFLSWENIGDFSLYQGADHVYSAMDYADKTDLNVWGVEDEDLFKLVNQSINPDEYTFNLILTTSYHTPYTVNVDKKGFPYKKKEDFPKDLQKYYDNGLTLKEMGHLWYGDKCIGDFVASAEQKFPEAIFGFTGDHFGRRFITHQPNLYERSSVNFILYGKQIPAELNTTPGTHIDIAPTLIEMIAPPNFTYYSFGESLLSPGKDKAISFEKIIKKNDLYYLPREEKKDKINLKNWKEEKVNEDKTLTDMYNKQMGLAWYYTVKGNDLNKK
- a CDS encoding TonB-dependent receptor domain-containing protein, which translates into the protein MNLKQILASTSLLAGGLYAQTITENVELYPISVIAIDGTSQMLNDVLLPSKAQLSYDGGAILKQIPAFQSIKKSASYGADPVFRGFKYDQLNIVLNGAQCATAACPNRMDPPTSQMHPSHVERIEVLKGPYALRYGVGLGATINYISSPNHFSTQNKTYGGLATSYESNANIHQSQVNVGLSGNAYDINLSGFYAEGGNYKAGNGEEVLAGFHRGSFRLKSGFKLNQTQQLTLGATYNRGRDSDFPALGMDLRKDDTWLLNARHSANFNHSWLKKWETTAYATLVDHLMDNQMKPTPRMMDVSSATKTQNWGGRTELEFRPQNGKWFVGADFKAEQAEGTRVRTMLKGKMAGKQIEDNSWQNSQITKAGIFSEYQLKTQALEYVLSARLEWNQAEAKDASKGFLALYPKSKSSQLNPSLSAGIIKNWEAVQVGFWVGRVQRSASLTERFINSFSVGQDPYELVGNPLLKAEKNNQADFTFQWKKTKTLIDVDVYFSYLQDFISSRIAPTLKPKTPMSPGVRVYTNIEKAYKTGVELS